The sequence GATTTTTGCCGGCCGCGGGGCGGATGTTTATCTGCGCGCGGGAAAAAGCGGCGGCCGGCGCGTGTTTTTTGTTTTCTGCGAATCCGGGTGCAAAACGGCGGCGCTTGAAGTCTCCGGGGATTATTTGCGCGCCCGGGAACTGAAGGACATGATTTCGGGCCGGACGGCGAAAGGAGCGCGGGCGGGTAGCAAAAACAGCCGGACGTTCAAATTCGTGATTCCGAAGGAAAGAATGCTGGCGTTGGTGGAAGAATAAAGCTTATGTTAATTTTGCACGCAAAGCGCGCGTTTATATGCTTTTAAGTGCTATGCGCAACTTTTAAAACAGGTTTTCCCGTTCGCCGGCGCTATTCAATTCAATTGTTACCGGACCGTCGTTGAAAATTTCCACCGTCATTTTTGCCTGGAATACCCCGCTGGCGACCTTGTCGTCGCCGAGGATGCGCCGCAGCGCGGCGAGATAACATTCGTACAAACGTTCCGCCTCGCCGGGCGGCGCGGCCATCATAAAGCTGGGGCGGTTGCCCTTGCGGGTGTCGGCGTGCAGGGTAAACTGGGATACGACCAGCGCGGCGCCTCCGGTGTCCATGATGGAAAGATTCATGCGGCCGCGCTCGTCGGGGAAAATGCGCAGGGCGGATGTTTTTTCCGCGAGGTGTTTCGCGTCATTTTCCGTGTCGCCCTGCCTGACGCCGAGGAAAACGACG comes from Kiritimatiellia bacterium and encodes:
- the dtd gene encoding D-aminoacyl-tRNA deacylase encodes the protein MKALIQRAARGRVLLDGKPAGEIGPGFVVFLGVRQGDTENDAKHLAEKTSALRIFPDERGRMNLSIMDTGGAALVVSQFTLHADTRKGNRPSFMMAAPPGEAERLYECYLAALRRILGDDKVASGVFQAKMTVEIFNDGPVTIELNSAGERENLF